A region from the Corallococcus caeni genome encodes:
- a CDS encoding metal-dependent hydrolase family protein gives MRRALLFGSLLLSLSSSAAAPARVQVLKAARLFDAKAGKVITPGVVVVSEGRVVGVGPKAPVPEGASVVDLGDATLLPGFMDAHTHLTVEPGPDWRKDLVDSFQRTIPEQTLDTLPWARATLMAGFTTVRNLGAEDFIDIGLRNAIARGNVVGPRILAATSSLSSTGGHCDYGNSFRKGLLAHDASPGVADGPDALRAKVRENVKYGADVIKVCATGGVMSLNADPDAPQLTQAELDAVVDEAHAHRRKVAAHAHGAEGAKRAIRAGVDSIEHGTLMDDEGVALMKQKGTWYVPTALAFFGVKELADQGKLPPDTVAKLRAVDKRREHVLRKAISLGVRIAFGTDAGVFEHGRNAQEFALLVEAGLSPAEALRTATVNAAELLGVADKLGTLEPGKLADVVAVPGDPLKDIRVTQKVFFVMKEGVIQRDDTAACSRAAP, from the coding sequence TTGCGACGCGCTCTGCTCTTCGGGTCCCTCCTGTTGTCGTTGTCGTCGTCCGCCGCCGCACCCGCCCGCGTCCAGGTCCTGAAGGCCGCCCGGCTCTTTGATGCGAAGGCGGGCAAGGTCATCACCCCGGGGGTGGTGGTGGTGTCGGAGGGAAGGGTGGTGGGCGTGGGACCGAAGGCGCCCGTGCCGGAAGGGGCGAGCGTCGTGGACCTGGGCGACGCCACGCTGCTGCCGGGCTTCATGGACGCGCACACGCACCTGACCGTGGAGCCCGGCCCGGACTGGCGCAAGGACCTGGTCGACAGCTTCCAGCGCACCATCCCCGAGCAGACGTTGGACACGCTGCCGTGGGCCCGGGCGACGTTGATGGCGGGCTTCACCACCGTGCGCAACCTGGGCGCGGAGGACTTCATCGACATAGGCCTGCGCAACGCCATCGCGCGAGGCAATGTGGTGGGGCCGCGCATCCTCGCGGCGACGTCCAGCCTCAGCTCCACGGGCGGGCACTGCGACTACGGCAACTCCTTCCGCAAGGGCCTGCTGGCCCACGACGCCAGCCCCGGCGTGGCGGATGGCCCGGACGCGCTGCGCGCCAAGGTGCGCGAGAACGTGAAGTACGGCGCGGACGTCATCAAGGTGTGCGCCACGGGGGGTGTGATGAGCCTCAACGCGGACCCCGACGCGCCGCAGCTCACCCAGGCGGAGCTGGACGCGGTGGTGGATGAAGCCCACGCGCACCGGCGCAAGGTGGCCGCGCACGCGCACGGCGCGGAAGGGGCGAAGCGAGCCATCCGCGCGGGCGTGGACTCCATCGAGCACGGCACGCTGATGGACGACGAGGGCGTGGCGTTGATGAAGCAGAAGGGCACCTGGTACGTGCCCACCGCCCTGGCCTTCTTCGGGGTGAAGGAGCTGGCGGACCAGGGCAAGCTGCCCCCGGACACCGTCGCCAAGCTGCGCGCCGTGGACAAGCGGCGGGAGCACGTGCTGCGCAAGGCGATCTCCCTGGGTGTGCGCATCGCCTTCGGCACGGACGCGGGAGTGTTCGAGCACGGCCGTAATGCGCAGGAGTTCGCGCTGCTGGTGGAGGCAGGCCTGTCGCCGGCGGAGGCCCTGCGCACCGCCACGGTGAACGCGGCGGAGCTGCTGGGCGTGGCGGACAAGCTGGGGACGCTGGAGCCCGGGAAGCTGGCGGACGTCGTCGCCGTGCCGGGCGATCCGCTGAAGGACATCCGCGTCACGCAGAAGGTCTTCTTCGTGATGAAGGAGGGCGTCATCCAGCGCGACGACACGGCGGCATGTTCGCGCGCCGCGCCGTGA